The genomic segment TGCGCGCCCGCATTGCCGGCGTCCCTGACCGGCCGCTCACCCGCAGCAAATCCAGCACCTCCGGCAGGCACGCCGGATCCTGCCTCGTCAGATCCGCCATCGCATGCAGCGCCGTCGTCTTCACAATCGAAGATTTGTCCTCGCCCCACGTCGCGAGCACCGCGCGAATCCGCCGGCATTCGGCCACCGTGAGCGTCATCCGTGGCAAAATCAGCGCGAGATTCCAACGCACCTTGGCCACAGTCGCATCGGCCAGCAGCCCGATCAGTTCCGCCTTGTACTCTTCGACAACGCGCCGCAGCCCCGCCGAAGCCTCCCGCGTCACTCGTTCCAGGGCGTCGGCCGCGCGGCTCGCCACACCTGGATCATCGTCCCACAGCAGCTCAATCAGCCCGGGCAGCCGCCGCGGCGCCTCGGCAATCCACTCGACCACCTCAGGCACCCGGCCGCAATCCCACGCACATCGGCCCACCGCCAGTTCCGCCCGTAAATCCACTTTGGCAGCCATCAGGTTCTCAGCTCTATTCTGTTAAGAAGTCGCGGCGCCGGTCAGTGACTTCGCAGCGATCCGCCCCACGGCTCGAAGCATCGCCCGCACCGGCCACGCTCCCTCGTCGTCAGGGAAGCAGATCTCCCCCGGCCTCTTCACCTCCGGCCGGTAGTACCACCGCTTCAGCAGCGCCAGGTGCCCCTGCCGCACAACCGCATTGGGCGCCTCCATCGGCTTCTCCAACTCGGCAAGCACCGCCTCCATCCGCGCCTCCAGCATCGTGCGCGCCGCCCGCGCAGCAACTCTATCCCTTTGTCCCTCTGTCCCGGAGCCTGTCCTGAGCGAAGCCGAAGGGTCCTTATCTTCCTGTTCCCTGCCCTTCTTGTCCCCGGTCCCTGGTGCCTGGTCCCTGCTGTCTCGCCCTTCCGCCACCGCCTCTAGCGCCATCGGTTGCGCGAACAGCGAACTCGATCCCGACTGCTCGTTCTGAATCCGCATACCCAGCGTCGAAAACGCCACCGGCCCGCGCAGACGGCCGTTCAGATACATAAAAACTGCCACTTCAGGCGAAGGCGCCGAAGGCGCGGTTGGCCCCACCGCAGGTGGTTGCATCACCACCGCCCGCAACTGCCCCATCGGCCGCACCAACTCCGGAGCCAGCGCTCTCACCGCCTCCGCCTTCTGCACCTGCGCATGTAGAGCCGCCGCCGACTCAAACTCCAGGTTCCCTGAAGCCTCATCGCGCGCCGCTCGCAACTGCACCAGCTTGCTCTCTCCACGGGTCGCCAGGAACCGCTCCACTGCCGCAGCCTCCTCGGCATACCGCTCATCCGAGCAGCCTTTGTAGCACGGCGCCAGACACATCTTCATCTCCGAGTACACGCACCCCGGATGCGACGGATCGGGCTCCAGATCCTCCGTACACCGCCGCAGAAGAAACAGCTTCAGCGCCTCGTCCGCAAACCGCTCCGCTACCGCCCGCGAAGCGAACGGCCCATAGGCCCATTCGGCCTCCTTCTGGCTCGGTCGATTCGTAACCGTCACGCGCGGATAAGAATTGCCGCCCAGAAACCGCACAAACGCCGGCGCGCCCAGGTGCATGCGCTCCAACGCCTTCGCACCATACACCTTCTGCAGCAGATCGAACTGGAGCAGCAGCGACTCAAAATCCGACCCCGTCAGCCGCCACTCGATCCGCCGTACCCGTCCCGCCAGTTGCAGTCGCTTCGGATGCTTCGGCGAAGGAATCAGCAGCCGTTCCAGCCGCCCCCGCAGATTCGGCGTGCGCCCGATGTAGGGCTCAGCATTCGCCGCCTCTCCATATAGCGCGAATACCGCGCACCTCTCCGGCAGCGCCTTCAAAATCTCGCGCGCCGCTCCAGGATCAAACCCAACGGACTGAAACTCGGCAGACAGGCCCATCACCTCGGCTGAATTCATCCAACGTTAGGCCGGACGATTCAGGGACTACACCGAGCATAGCCGAGTGCCATCACTTGCAGTCTGCAGTGCTCGTCGAAGTATCTGCACCGCCTTGTTCGTAGGCTTTGAGCACCCGCTCCTGATCAGCCAGAGGTATTACGCACCACTCGTGCCTCAATGCATCGGAGATTGCGGTACGTGCGTACGGCTCCATCGTCCATTTGCCATTTTCCATTCTGGATTGAGTGCCGAATATCTGCGGCTGACCGATCGACAGCAGGTACCGATCCATCGTGGCAGCAGCCATCCATTTCGCGTGGAAGAATCCCTTGCTCGCCGCAGTCACCGCCAGGACATGCGCCAGCATCAATTCATTCGGATCCCCGGAATGCTGAAACAGCAGGGCCACAAAAAAGTACTCGCGACCTGTCTCAACCTTGCCTTCTGCAAGAAGCTCTCTGGCCTTGGAATGGCGGACGGCATCGTGTTCGAGCACCGCTGGTTGAATCCTGCAGGAAGGAACCTGTGGATCGGTTCCGAACATGTCGATACACCGGTCCCACTGATCCTGTAAGACGAGGTCAAGGATTTCACGCTTAACATCAGGCAGGTTTGGCACCGTTGGCGACTGCCTCAATTTGGCCTGTTCCTGAGTGACTGAACTGACGGCCCGCAATAAACAAAAGCCCAAAGTCAGTGCCTTGGCCAGACCCGAACGAGCAAACATATGGCCCCTCACCTCTCCATCCACGGTGGAAGATCCCGATCATATCGCGCGACACGAGTTTAGACGCGCTTGGCACTCCATCGTGGCCGGCCGCTCAGTTCATTGAACTGAGTCCCACATCACAGCGTTCCCTGCGCGTTCCCTGCTATGTTGTCGCTTCACAGACGAGGGACGAAACAATGCGCATCCGACAACTTCTTCTGGCCGCCGCTATCCTGTTGCTTCCGACGCTTGCCTCGGCTCAGTCCGCCAAGCTCGATCCTGCGCTGCTCAAGAAGGCCAACGGTGGAGATTCGCAATCACAATTCCTCGTTGCGCAGGCTTATGCCTCGGGCAAAGGCGTGGCGCACGACGACACCCTTGCCGCGCAGTGGTATCAAAAAGCCGCCGACCAAGGGCTGGCGAGCGCTCAGTTTGAGCTCGCCATCATGCTGCTTGCCGGGCGCGGGGTCGAGCCGGATGCGGTTCGCGCTGCCGTGCTCCTGAACCGCGCAGCAGGGCAAGGCCATGCACAGGCTCAAATGGCTCTCGCCGGACTGTATGACCATGGCGAAGGCGTAAAGCAGGATGACGTCCAAGCCGCGGGGTGGTACCACGAGGCAGCGTTGCAGGGCGTTCCCGAAGCACAGTTGAACCTCGGCATCATGTTCCAGAATGGCCGCGGTGTTCCCAAGGATTACGCCCAGGCTGCGGTCCTCTACCGCGCAGCCGCCGAGCAGGGCAACGCCTCCGCGCAGTTTAACCTCGGCATTCTCTACGACAACGGCCAGGGAGTGGAAAAGGACTTTACGCAGGCCGCGCAGTGGTACCTCAAGGCCGCGCAGCAGGGAGTCTCCCGTGCGCAGTTCAACATCGGCGCCATGTACGCGCAGGGCGATGGAGTTGCCCGCAATCTGCCGGAAGCCTATTTCTGGCTCGATCTGGCTGCGAACACGTGGAACGGCACGCATCAGCAGGAGGCCGCTGCTGCCCGCGACCAGGTCGGCGCTCGCCTGTCCCCGCAGGAGTTGAGTTCAGCCCAGCAACGCGCACAGGATTGGCTCAAAGCCCGGCAGAAGTAGGACTCCTTGCCCTCGGCCTGCGACCGATGTAGGGCTCGCCGTTCACCGCCTCTCATAAAATCAAACTCCGCATTTCCCGCCGGCGCCTTCAGCATCTCGCGCGTCTCCCTTTGAACCGCATTTCGAAATAAGTGAGGTGGCCGAGTGAATCTCCCGCGGTCTGGCCACATCTGAAACATACGACTTAGAAGAGCGGACAGGAGAAAGAAGAATGGCAGGCAAACTCGCAGGCAAGGTAGCGCTGGTGACCGGTGGCAGTTCGGGAATCGGGCTTGCAACAGCAAAACAGTTCGTTGAAGAAGGCGCCTTCGTCTACATCACAGGCCGGCGACAGGCAGAACTTGAGGCGGCCGCTGCAGAATTGGGCAATCAGGGAAAGGCCGTGCGTACGGACGCCTCCAATCTGGCCGATCTCGACACGCTCTACGCGCAGATCAAGCAGGAAAAGGGCCGGCTGGATGTGCTCTTCGTCAACGCCGGGGGCGGCTCGTTTGCGCCACTTGGTCAGATCACCGAAGAGCAGTTCGATCAGACCTTCAACACCAACGTGAAGGGCCTTCTTTTTACGGTGCAGAAAGCGCTCCCGCTCATTCCCGACGCCGGTGCAATCGTGCTCAACGCCTCTATCGTCTCCGTGCAAGGTGTCGCGAACTTCAGCGTCTACTCGGCAAGCAAGGCCGCAGTGCGCTCGTTCGCGCGCACCTGGACGAGCGACCTGAAAGATCGCAAAATCCGCGTGAACGTGGTGAGCCCAGGACCCATCGACACACCCGGATTGAGCGGCCTCGCCAAGACTGAGGAGGAGAAACGGGCGCTCTATGCGCAGTTCGCTGCCGATGTCCCCCTGGGACGGGTTGGCAAACCGGAAGAGATCGCCAAAGCAGTTGTCTTCCTCGCCTCAGACGACGCGAGCTACATCACCGGCATAGAGCTGTTCGTGGACGGGGGAACGGTTCAGGTGTAACGCGAGGCGGACGGACAGTGGAAGAGCTGCCCGCATCTCCTCGCCGTGAGTATACGATGAGCGATGCACCATGCTCTCGGCTCGCATAACTCGCTGGCTCGCAGTTACGGGTGCCGTGTCCTGCCTGTTGCCCGCCCTGGCGCAGACTGGCTCAACCTCTGATCGCGGCTACACCATGACGCTCCCCGTCGACGAGGTTGCGCTGACGTTTCATGCCTCCGCGGCACACGGCCAGCCAGTCAACGACATCCGAGCCGACGAAATCAAGGTCCTCGATAACGGAACCGCGCCCGGCAGAATCATCGCCTTTAATGCGCTTCTTGACCGCCCCCTCCGCGCTGCCATCCTCCTCGACACCAGCGAATCCATGGAGAGGGCTCTGCCTCGGACGCGAGACACTGCATCGCGCTTTGCCGGCGAGGTCTTCCGCCCGGGGACCGATCAGGGATATGTAACGCAGTTCGGATACTCCTCGGTAGTCGTCCGGCCGTGGACCGGCGACTCGGCAGCGATCGTCCGCAGCATTCAGGGAATCCATGTCGGGCAGGCAAACCCGCTGCCAGGAACGGCGCTGATCGATTCAATCTTCCGTACATGCCTCTACGGATTCGGCACCGCGGATCCCTCCGCCACGGGAAACGTCATCCTGCTGTTCTCCGACGGCGAAGACATCTCCAGCCACACCACAACTGACGAGGCCCTGCGCGCCTGCCAGCGCAGCAACACGGTCATCTACGCGTTTCGCACCGAATCTGCCTCAGGATCACCCGGCCCCAGTACCCTCGCCGAGCTGACAGCCAAGACAGGCGGACGCGTCTTCCCGGCGGACTCCACGGACGACACAATCGCAAACGACCTGCACATCATCGAGTCCGAGATGAGGAACCAGTACCGGCTCGTCTATCATCCCGCGCAGTTCAAGCATGACGGCGCATTTCACTCGATCGAACTGCAACTCCCCGATCGCGTCACCAGAGTCGAAGTCCGCACCGGCTACTTCGCCCCCGAGCACTGATCACAGGCGGTTCTCTTCAATTCGCCGCCGTCTCCGTCTGCCGCTCCAGCACAATCTGCTGCTGATCTGAGTTCGAAATTCTCTTGTAGATGTATTGGAGATTGCCATACATCCCAGCTTCGAACATCGCCGCGGCCCGCACAAACTTGCGCTTCACGTTCACTGCTCCGTCTGATTCCTTCACCGCTACCGTAAGCCCCAACTGCCCGGCCCATGCGATGTTGTCGTTCCGCGGCAGCGAACCCATCTTCATCCCCGCGGGGAGTTTGTAGGTCAGGTCGTCCTGCTCCAGTGTGGCGTAATGCAGATCAATCGGCACCCGCCGTGTTCCATCGTCGTCAACAAACGGATGCTTTCCCCGCGCCTCGAAAAAGAACGCCGGAACGATCATGCGCTTGGCAGTCGTGGCACCAAGGCTGCCCGAGAGCTTGATATAAGCCGTGAGCTCTCCTTCTACCTCGGAGAGTCCTTCAAACCGATCGAGATCTCCCTTCACGCCATCGGGCAGGCTCTCGTCCAAATAGTCGCTCAAGTCCCTGGACAGTTCCTCCTTCGGCTCAATCAGAGCCAGTTGCCGCCAGCGAAGGGCCTCCAGTCCGCCGAACACGAAACGTACGGTGCCCGTCACCGCTCCTTTCTCATCGATGTTGACATCGCCAAGCCTCTGGACGCTCGCAGCCTTGGCAGGTCCCGCAGGAGTGTCCTCAATCGATATTCCTTTCTCGCTCAGGCGGAACCCCTTGGTCATCTCGTGCTTCCAGTGCAGGATGCCGTACCCGCACATCTTCTGCCCCGGATCGAGATACACTTCCTTGCCCCCCAGTTCGACAATCGCGATGTAATCGTCGAACTGGTCAACCGAAAGGTTCGTCGGCTCAAAAGCTGCGCGGTCGCGGTTCACCACCTGCATGGGCCACGCCTTCAGCCCGGCTGCCCTCGCCAGCGCTACATAAAGCAGCGTAATTTCATCTGAGGTGCCGCGCTGCTGCTTCCACACTGAAGCCGCATCTTTGCTGCCCTTTCCCTTCGGTCCCGTTGCACCAGAGAAGTCGCTGTTGTCGATCTTCATGACCGCGGCGTAGAGCTTGCGCGCCTTCGCCTCATCCGAGTCTCCGACCGCAACCAGGTCGGCGACAGCCTTCTTGATCGCTCCCGACGTCGCCGCAAACCGCTCCGCGTTCTTCGCCCAATACTTCCCCTCGCTGCTCCAGAACTCCTCCCCGGAATGGGAGCTTGTGTAGAAGAAAATCACGCTGTCGCGCAAATTGTTGAGAGGCGGCAGATAATCGCCCGTCGGCATCGGCGGAACGTCCGTCACATCCAGCTTGTAGCGATGCAGCGAGTCCTGCACCACCTGCCCGCCGCCGCTGAGGCGCGTGGCCCACACCAGTCCGCCGGCAACTTGCCCGTGCTTGTCTACCACGTCCTGCCCAACGTTGTACACAGGATTGAAGAAGTAGTGAGCCTTGTGCACAAAGTACTGCTGCTGTACCCTCCACTCCGGCGAAGACACCGTGTCCTCGCTGTAGCGGAGCTGCAAGTAGTACTCGAGAATGCTGCCCACCTCTACCGCCGGCAACGTGAACACCATTTCGTTGTACTGGTGGCCGCCGCCCTTGTACGACAGCAGGTCTGAGGGCTTCGCCTGCAGCGGAATGATCGTGCCGTCCGCATGAATTGTGCGCCCGTGGATGGCCGCCACCGAAAACGCGCCCTTCTCATAAGGCACATGAACCGTGGCCAGTTTCGTGCCCTTGTCCGTAAGCACCTTGATGCGCGCGTAGTAGGAGTGGTAATGAACCGCGTCGTCTGTCTTCTCCTCGACGTAGAGATACACAGCCGCAGCCCCCGGCGCCTTCGGATCGGAGGTCATGTGGAGTTCTTCAGGCGTAGGATCCTGAAACTGGGCTTGAAGTGAATAGGACGAGGCAACGAGACAGGCAAAAACACAAAGCAGCCGCAAGCACTTGCGCATGGCAACAGGACCCTTTATTGGAGTATTGCGGCAGTGTACCGAAACTCCGCGCGTTTGTCTGCGGCCCCGCGCCTTGCCTGCTCCTGCCCCTATTCCCTGCCCTTAGGCTCCCGCCAGCGTCATCCCGTCAATCCGAATCGTCGGCGACACCACCGCACCGCGCCAGCGCAGATCATTCCCCACCGCCGTGATGTTGCGCAGCATGTCGGCCAGCTTACCGGCGATCGTGACCTCTTCCACAGCATGCGTAAGCTCGCCGTTTTCGATCCACAGCCCTGCCGCGCCGCGTGAATAATCACCCGTCACCATGTTCACACCAAACCCGATCAGGCTCGTCACATACAGCCCTCGCGGAACAGCCTTGATGATCTCCTCCGGCGTCTGCGTTCCCGGCTCCAGGTAGAGATTCCCCGCGGCAATCCCCGGCGTCCCCGCCAGCCCGCGCGACGCATTGTGCGTCGACTTCATCCCCAGCTTGCGCGCCGCATACGTGTTCAACATGTAAGTCTTCAGCACGCCGTCTTCCACCACAACATTGTGCCGCGAAGGCAGCCCCTCACCATCGAACGGAGACGTGCCATAGCCTCCGGTTCCGTTCGGCAGAATCATGGTGCTGTCGTCAATAATGTTCAGCCCCGGCGACAGAATCTGCTCGCCCAGCTTGCCCGCCAGAAACGAGGCATGCCGCCAGATCGCATCACCCGATGACGCGTCGAACACCAGCCCCACAAACGATCGCGCCGTCTCCGGAGCAAACACAATGGGAATCTGCTGCGTGGGCATGCGCCGCGCGCCCAGCTTACGCAGTGCTCGCCGCGCCGCCTCGCGGCCCACAGCCTCCGGCGTGTCGAGATCGGCCAGGCGTCGCGCGCTCGTGTCCCAGTAGTCGCGCTGCATAGCGCCGTTCTCGTCCTTGGCCAGCGGCACCACGCCGAAGCCCACATAGCTCGCCCGGTTCGCGCCCACAAAGCCGCGAGAATTTGCCAGCACCTTGCGCCCGTTCGACGTCTCAAAGCTCGCGCCGCGCGCGCTGCCGATCCGCGGATCGTAGGCCAGCGCCGCCGCCTCCGCACGCCGCGCCATCTCAATGCGCTCTTCGCCTGGCAGCGAGTTCACGTCGTCGAAGTAAAGGTGCAGATCGCCCGGATACCGCCCGAACTCGCCCGCCTCCGGAAGCCCGGCAAACTCGTCCTCCTCGGTGATCTTCACCAGCGCCATCGCGCTATCCACAAGCTGCCGGATGCCGTCCGCCGTCAGGTCACTCGTCGATGCCGTAGCCGAGCGC from the Occallatibacter riparius genome contains:
- a CDS encoding VWA domain-containing protein; translation: MLSARITRWLAVTGAVSCLLPALAQTGSTSDRGYTMTLPVDEVALTFHASAAHGQPVNDIRADEIKVLDNGTAPGRIIAFNALLDRPLRAAILLDTSESMERALPRTRDTASRFAGEVFRPGTDQGYVTQFGYSSVVVRPWTGDSAAIVRSIQGIHVGQANPLPGTALIDSIFRTCLYGFGTADPSATGNVILLFSDGEDISSHTTTDEALRACQRSNTVIYAFRTESASGSPGPSTLAELTAKTGGRVFPADSTDDTIANDLHIIESEMRNQYRLVYHPAQFKHDGAFHSIELQLPDRVTRVEVRTGYFAPEH
- a CDS encoding glucose 1-dehydrogenase, coding for MAGKLAGKVALVTGGSSGIGLATAKQFVEEGAFVYITGRRQAELEAAAAELGNQGKAVRTDASNLADLDTLYAQIKQEKGRLDVLFVNAGGGSFAPLGQITEEQFDQTFNTNVKGLLFTVQKALPLIPDAGAIVLNASIVSVQGVANFSVYSASKAAVRSFARTWTSDLKDRKIRVNVVSPGPIDTPGLSGLAKTEEEKRALYAQFAADVPLGRVGKPEEIAKAVVFLASDDASYITGIELFVDGGTVQV
- a CDS encoding tetratricopeptide repeat protein, producing the protein MRIRQLLLAAAILLLPTLASAQSAKLDPALLKKANGGDSQSQFLVAQAYASGKGVAHDDTLAAQWYQKAADQGLASAQFELAIMLLAGRGVEPDAVRAAVLLNRAAGQGHAQAQMALAGLYDHGEGVKQDDVQAAGWYHEAALQGVPEAQLNLGIMFQNGRGVPKDYAQAAVLYRAAAEQGNASAQFNLGILYDNGQGVEKDFTQAAQWYLKAAQQGVSRAQFNIGAMYAQGDGVARNLPEAYFWLDLAANTWNGTHQQEAAAARDQVGARLSPQELSSAQQRAQDWLKARQK
- a CDS encoding TldD/PmbA family protein — its product is MTETAVNSPSTSELDLESLAADVVKLAVKAGASDAEAAVREGEEFSVTVRLGEVEKLVESGSRALGLRVFQGKRSATASTSDLTADGIRQLVDSAMALVKITEEDEFAGLPEAGEFGRYPGDLHLYFDDVNSLPGEERIEMARRAEAAALAYDPRIGSARGASFETSNGRKVLANSRGFVGANRASYVGFGVVPLAKDENGAMQRDYWDTSARRLADLDTPEAVGREAARRALRKLGARRMPTQQIPIVFAPETARSFVGLVFDASSGDAIWRHASFLAGKLGEQILSPGLNIIDDSTMILPNGTGGYGTSPFDGEGLPSRHNVVVEDGVLKTYMLNTYAARKLGMKSTHNASRGLAGTPGIAAGNLYLEPGTQTPEEIIKAVPRGLYVTSLIGFGVNMVTGDYSRGAAGLWIENGELTHAVEEVTIAGKLADMLRNITAVGNDLRWRGAVVSPTIRIDGMTLAGA
- a CDS encoding excinuclease ABC subunit C, which codes for MNSAEVMGLSAEFQSVGFDPGAAREILKALPERCAVFALYGEAANAEPYIGRTPNLRGRLERLLIPSPKHPKRLQLAGRVRRIEWRLTGSDFESLLLQFDLLQKVYGAKALERMHLGAPAFVRFLGGNSYPRVTVTNRPSQKEAEWAYGPFASRAVAERFADEALKLFLLRRCTEDLEPDPSHPGCVYSEMKMCLAPCYKGCSDERYAEEAAAVERFLATRGESKLVQLRAARDEASGNLEFESAAALHAQVQKAEAVRALAPELVRPMGQLRAVVMQPPAVGPTAPSAPSPEVAVFMYLNGRLRGPVAFSTLGMRIQNEQSGSSSLFAQPMALEAVAEGRDSRDQAPGTGDKKGREQEDKDPSASLRTGSGTEGQRDRVAARAARTMLEARMEAVLAELEKPMEAPNAVVRQGHLALLKRWYYRPEVKRPGEICFPDDEGAWPVRAMLRAVGRIAAKSLTGAATS
- a CDS encoding DUF3857 domain-containing protein; this translates as MTSDPKAPGAAAVYLYVEEKTDDAVHYHSYYARIKVLTDKGTKLATVHVPYEKGAFSVAAIHGRTIHADGTIIPLQAKPSDLLSYKGGGHQYNEMVFTLPAVEVGSILEYYLQLRYSEDTVSSPEWRVQQQYFVHKAHYFFNPVYNVGQDVVDKHGQVAGGLVWATRLSGGGQVVQDSLHRYKLDVTDVPPMPTGDYLPPLNNLRDSVIFFYTSSHSGEEFWSSEGKYWAKNAERFAATSGAIKKAVADLVAVGDSDEAKARKLYAAVMKIDNSDFSGATGPKGKGSKDAASVWKQQRGTSDEITLLYVALARAAGLKAWPMQVVNRDRAAFEPTNLSVDQFDDYIAIVELGGKEVYLDPGQKMCGYGILHWKHEMTKGFRLSEKGISIEDTPAGPAKAASVQRLGDVNIDEKGAVTGTVRFVFGGLEALRWRQLALIEPKEELSRDLSDYLDESLPDGVKGDLDRFEGLSEVEGELTAYIKLSGSLGATTAKRMIVPAFFFEARGKHPFVDDDGTRRVPIDLHYATLEQDDLTYKLPAGMKMGSLPRNDNIAWAGQLGLTVAVKESDGAVNVKRKFVRAAAMFEAGMYGNLQYIYKRISNSDQQQIVLERQTETAAN